A stretch of Sphingomonas sp. G-3-2-10 DNA encodes these proteins:
- a CDS encoding TonB-dependent receptor, with product MKMKAKLFIAASGVAMLAAIAAPAHAQDAQPSSGEPAASQQGRGALSGQIFDPATGEYLRDAVVEIETADGQKRSATTGEAGTYRVQNLPAGPARVTVTYLGYLPQGRDVVIASGEAATLDFDLVRSGRDGQAATEGEIVVSGVRDAGARELMAQRNELQIADMLSTDTYGDIAGGNPAEFMKYMPGVDVDGSNGTSVYAYLRGLPAEFTRTQLNGMDVVSANGATPTGYASAAAAARIFNYETLSMSAIDAVTTYKTTGADQNADAPAGIIDLRTKRAYDRRKPLFIVSVEGFTQENMWDSYRNVGPDTGGWGGRRFLPNASLFYSNSFFDKRLGVMFSLGYNDQYVEREQITLDRQYTQSANAPYPLEFYRMQGQTGARRTTRRTGSLVLDFKATDTLNVSVMGMAYRGNIQLHNQVTTVTLDTATGTYGLRNLSGQPATAADAISAFQTNLPGATQSITSAASDQYKYNNGNILAANFDWTSGGWTVDGYFAYSDSKSYYDSPEGGQVSTGPTFTSTGNSKAVKGGPDLADADWSITQVSGPDWSNPASWTFAGRPTMTLTTGSYATISARSGALNVKYDTDFGSVPVSFKAGFKITDTSYEFGNNALYNYSYSGPLTNAQFIAQATNPYISGITNKSNFSITSLSGSEYIPAIDLSRLLAMYRENPGEWTSTTTAANYATAKYRRTDVDENIKAIYGMVTAMITPDLQVRAGLRGEWTENSANVYRSLPLAQVRAYTPAGAAVPCAVTASTGIATTIPCVDYQFSGGPSVIKGRHFTLFPSGSIKYTFGTQNDIQLGYSRTILRPGVDATGSSPTENLSGSSVGGPLLVVPNPNLTPAFSDNFSLRLSRYWRGIGMLNVGLYYNRIDGLAVVKEYSAADGANIPAIAPYAADPTFAGYSFATYSQQNVTTIKGVEVAFQHSMTWLPAPFDGLSIRGAFMHNEPNQPIPRVGNNIGSLGIIYEKGPVRLFANMLWNDDKYRSDTPTWFQARTDLTVSGRVKLTKNFETYFTVNNLLGSPYNVMVPSSSFPNAAAAGLGNHSAIYVQNGRTGTFGFRARF from the coding sequence ATGAAAATGAAAGCAAAGCTGTTCATCGCGGCATCGGGTGTGGCGATGCTCGCCGCCATTGCGGCGCCGGCCCATGCGCAGGACGCGCAGCCTTCGTCCGGCGAGCCCGCTGCGAGCCAGCAGGGCCGCGGCGCGCTGTCGGGCCAGATCTTCGATCCTGCGACGGGCGAGTATCTGCGCGACGCGGTCGTCGAGATCGAAACCGCCGATGGCCAGAAGCGCAGCGCGACGACCGGCGAGGCCGGCACCTATCGCGTGCAGAATCTCCCGGCAGGCCCGGCCCGGGTCACCGTCACCTATCTCGGCTATCTTCCCCAGGGGCGCGACGTCGTCATCGCCTCGGGCGAAGCCGCGACGCTCGACTTCGATCTGGTGCGCAGCGGCCGCGACGGCCAGGCGGCGACCGAAGGTGAGATCGTCGTCAGCGGCGTCCGCGATGCCGGTGCGCGCGAGCTGATGGCGCAGCGCAACGAGCTGCAGATCGCCGACATGCTCTCGACCGACACTTATGGCGACATCGCCGGCGGCAATCCGGCCGAATTCATGAAATATATGCCCGGCGTCGACGTCGACGGCTCGAACGGCACGTCGGTCTATGCCTATCTGCGCGGCCTGCCCGCCGAATTCACCCGCACCCAGCTGAACGGCATGGACGTGGTGTCGGCCAACGGCGCGACGCCGACCGGCTATGCCAGCGCCGCCGCCGCCGCGCGCATCTTCAACTACGAAACGCTGTCCATGTCCGCGATCGACGCGGTCACTACCTACAAGACGACCGGTGCGGATCAGAATGCGGACGCCCCCGCGGGCATCATCGATCTGCGCACCAAGCGCGCCTATGACCGCCGGAAGCCGCTCTTCATCGTCTCGGTAGAGGGCTTCACCCAGGAAAATATGTGGGACAGCTACCGCAATGTCGGCCCGGATACGGGCGGATGGGGCGGCCGGCGCTTCCTGCCCAACGCGTCGCTCTTCTATTCGAACAGCTTCTTCGACAAGCGGCTGGGGGTGATGTTCTCGCTCGGCTATAACGACCAGTATGTCGAGCGCGAGCAGATCACGCTCGACCGGCAATATACCCAGTCGGCCAACGCGCCCTATCCGCTGGAATTCTACCGGATGCAGGGGCAGACCGGCGCGCGGCGGACCACGCGCCGCACCGGATCGCTGGTGCTGGACTTCAAGGCGACCGACACTCTGAACGTCTCGGTGATGGGCATGGCCTATCGCGGCAACATCCAGCTGCACAATCAGGTGACCACCGTCACGCTGGATACGGCCACCGGCACCTATGGCCTGCGTAACCTGAGCGGCCAGCCGGCGACCGCCGCGGATGCGATTTCGGCGTTCCAGACCAATCTGCCGGGCGCGACCCAGTCGATCACCTCGGCGGCGAGCGACCAGTACAAGTACAACAACGGCAACATCCTCGCGGCCAATTTCGACTGGACCTCGGGCGGTTGGACCGTCGACGGCTATTTCGCCTATTCGGACAGCAAGTCCTATTATGACTCGCCCGAGGGCGGTCAGGTCTCGACCGGACCGACCTTTACCTCGACCGGCAATTCGAAGGCGGTGAAGGGCGGCCCCGATCTGGCCGATGCCGACTGGTCGATCACCCAGGTGAGCGGACCCGACTGGTCCAATCCCGCCTCATGGACCTTTGCCGGCCGGCCGACGATGACGCTGACCACGGGTTCCTATGCGACGATTTCGGCGCGTTCCGGCGCGCTGAACGTGAAGTACGATACCGATTTCGGCAGTGTGCCGGTCAGCTTCAAGGCTGGCTTCAAGATCACCGATACCAGCTACGAGTTCGGCAACAACGCGCTCTACAACTATAGCTATAGCGGCCCGCTGACGAACGCCCAGTTCATCGCGCAGGCCACGAATCCCTATATCAGCGGCATCACCAACAAGAGCAATTTCAGCATCACCTCGCTGTCGGGCTCGGAGTATATTCCGGCGATCGATCTGTCGCGGCTGCTGGCGATGTATCGCGAGAATCCGGGCGAGTGGACCAGCACGACCACCGCGGCCAACTATGCCACCGCCAAATATCGCCGCACCGACGTCGACGAGAATATCAAGGCGATCTACGGCATGGTGACCGCGATGATCACGCCGGACCTGCAGGTTCGCGCGGGGCTTCGCGGTGAATGGACCGAGAATTCGGCCAACGTCTATCGCTCGCTGCCGCTCGCCCAGGTGCGAGCCTATACGCCCGCCGGTGCGGCGGTGCCGTGCGCGGTCACCGCATCGACCGGCATTGCGACCACCATTCCGTGCGTGGACTATCAGTTCTCGGGCGGGCCGAGCGTGATCAAGGGGCGGCACTTCACGCTCTTCCCCAGCGGGTCGATCAAATACACGTTCGGCACGCAGAACGACATTCAGCTGGGTTACAGCCGCACGATCCTGCGACCGGGCGTGGATGCGACGGGCAGCTCGCCGACAGAGAATCTGAGCGGCAGCTCGGTCGGCGGCCCGCTGCTGGTCGTGCCCAACCCCAATCTGACACCGGCCTTCTCGGACAATTTCTCGCTGCGCCTGTCGCGCTACTGGCGCGGGATCGGGATGCTGAATGTCGGCCTCTATTATAACCGCATCGACGGTCTGGCCGTGGTGAAGGAATATTCGGCAGCCGACGGCGCGAACATTCCGGCGATCGCGCCCTATGCCGCCGATCCGACCTTCGCGGGCTATTCCTTCGCGACCTACAGCCAGCAGAACGTCACCACGATCAAGGGCGTCGAAGTCGCCTTCCAGCACAGCATGACCTGGCTGCCCGCGCCGTTCGACGGCCTGTCGATCCGCGGCGCCTTCATGCACAACGAGCCGAACCAGCCGATCCCGCGCGTCGGCAACAATATCGGCTCGCTGGGAATCATCTACGAAAAGGGTCCGGTGCGGCTGTTCGCCAACATGCTGTGGAACGACGACAAATATCGTTCGGATACACCGACCTGGTTCCAGGCGCGTACCGATCTGACCGTCTCCGGCCGGGTGAAGCTCACCAAGAATTTCGAGACCTACTTTACCGTCAACAACCTGCTGGGCTCGCCCTACAACGTCATGGTCCCCAGCAGCTCGTTCCCGAACGCGGCCGCGGCGGGGCTGGGCAACCACAGCGCCATCTATGTGCAGAACGGGCGTACCGGCACGTTCGGCTTCCGGGCGCGCTTCTAA
- a CDS encoding alkaline phosphatase D family protein, protein MSGFGFSRRGLLLAGAQGAVAAALLRAPALASPAFTADPFSMGVASGDPAPDGFVIWTRLAPRPLETHGGMPAVAVKVNWEIAEDDAFRRIVRTGTAVARPELGHSVHVEVVGLQSARRYWYRFQVDGIPSDIGTARTAPAAGAAVDRLRIAVAGCQNYQAGLFTAWRHIGKEADLDFVYHYGDYIYEGKAAGTPAAGKPPVVRRHLGDEIYSLDDYRLRYALYKIDPDLRAAHAAAAFLPSYDDHEVMNNWANEWDERDTPPELFALRHAAAMQAWYEHMPVRLSQLPRNGAQLMYRRLDYGGLMRINILDRRSYRSIPLCEKPESRNCVETRNQPDTMLGETQERWLGEGLGNGATWNMFGLGGLVMPFDRSLQRVPTKGYDNWSGYPDARERLVKMIQDRGLKNVVITGGDSHMCFIGNVPSRRGDLESAPVASELHATSIASNSGNGLPIGPDPRAASNPHMALIHDQRGYLLLDVDAKRWTTSVRVVDQALKPGGNISTLGQYVISPDRPGVSKA, encoded by the coding sequence ATGTCCGGTTTCGGTTTCTCCCGGCGTGGCCTGCTTCTGGCGGGAGCTCAGGGCGCGGTTGCGGCGGCATTGCTGCGCGCGCCCGCTCTGGCGTCCCCGGCATTCACCGCCGATCCCTTTTCGATGGGCGTGGCATCGGGCGATCCGGCTCCCGACGGGTTCGTGATCTGGACCCGGCTGGCGCCCCGGCCGCTCGAGACGCATGGCGGAATGCCGGCCGTGGCGGTCAAGGTGAACTGGGAAATCGCCGAGGATGACGCGTTCCGGCGGATCGTCCGCACGGGCACGGCGGTGGCGCGGCCCGAGCTAGGGCATTCGGTCCATGTCGAAGTCGTCGGGCTGCAGAGCGCCCGGCGCTATTGGTACCGTTTCCAGGTGGACGGCATTCCCAGCGACATCGGCACCGCGCGCACCGCGCCGGCCGCCGGCGCTGCGGTCGATCGCCTGCGGATCGCGGTGGCGGGATGCCAGAATTATCAGGCGGGCCTGTTCACCGCCTGGCGCCATATCGGCAAGGAAGCCGATCTCGACTTCGTCTATCACTATGGCGACTATATCTATGAAGGGAAGGCGGCGGGGACCCCTGCGGCCGGAAAGCCGCCGGTGGTGCGCCGCCATCTGGGCGACGAGATCTACAGCCTCGACGATTATCGCCTGCGTTATGCGCTCTACAAGATCGACCCGGACCTGCGGGCCGCGCACGCTGCTGCCGCGTTCCTGCCCTCCTATGACGATCACGAAGTGATGAATAACTGGGCGAACGAGTGGGACGAGCGCGATACGCCGCCCGAACTGTTCGCGCTTCGCCACGCGGCTGCGATGCAGGCATGGTACGAGCATATGCCCGTACGCCTCAGCCAGCTTCCCCGGAACGGCGCGCAACTGATGTACCGGCGGCTCGACTATGGCGGGCTGATGCGCATCAACATTCTCGACCGGCGATCCTATCGCAGCATTCCGCTTTGCGAGAAGCCGGAAAGCCGCAACTGCGTCGAGACCCGCAACCAGCCCGATACGATGTTGGGCGAAACGCAGGAGCGCTGGCTCGGCGAGGGCCTCGGCAATGGCGCGACGTGGAACATGTTCGGGCTGGGCGGGCTCGTCATGCCCTTCGACCGTTCGCTGCAGAGAGTCCCGACCAAGGGCTATGACAATTGGTCCGGCTATCCCGATGCGCGGGAGCGGCTGGTCAAGATGATCCAGGATCGCGGGTTGAAGAATGTCGTCATCACCGGCGGCGACAGCCATATGTGCTTCATCGGCAATGTGCCGTCGCGGCGCGGCGATCTGGAGAGCGCGCCCGTCGCGTCCGAACTGCACGCGACCTCGATCGCCTCGAACAGCGGCAACGGACTGCCGATCGGCCCCGATCCCCGCGCGGCGAGCAATCCGCATATGGCGCTGATCCACGATCAGCGTGGCTATCTGTTGCTCGATGTCGATGCGAAGCGCTGGACCACCAGCGTCCGCGTGGTCGATCAGGCGCTCAAGCCGGGTGGAAACATCTCGACGCTGGGCCAATATGTCATCAGCCCGGACCGGCCGGGCGTTTCCAAAGCCTGA